The DNA region ATGGACCTTGTATATATTAAAAAGAGCCTCCTGTGCCTGATCGGTAAATGGAGCATTTTTTACTACCTTATCGTAGTGCTTAACCGAGGAGTTGCGATCCTTAAAGCCTGGTATTAGGCCAAAATAATGAGGCCTTTCACCGCGTTGCAATGCCTTGGCTATTTCAAACTGCTTCCCAACCGCCGCTTCAAAAAGTGGACTATTATTATGCTTTAATATTATTTCATTGAACGAATCACAGGCGTTATCATATTGATGTCTATCAAGGTAAATTTCACCACGCAGAAACAGTGCTTCGGTGATGATCGACGAATTTTTATGCTTTTTTATAATGTCATCACATATTTTTAAAGCACCTTTCCTGTCGCCACAACCATAACAATTTTCTGCATCTCTAAACATTTTTACGATAGCACTATCATCATAGATTTTCCTACCTTTAGCCATTATTCTAGCTCGACGACTACCAACCAAAGTATTTTTTTTAGGTGTCGTACAAGAAGTTACAAAAACACATAACATTAGTGCAAAAAAACAAAAAACAAAACGATTATTAGACATTCAGATAACCTATTAACTTAACACACCACAGTAAAATTACCAATTGCATATTCTCAACTAAAATTTACTTCCATTTTATAATAGATGCACCCCAGGTCATTCCAGCACCGAATGCCACAAGCAAAACCATATCTCCGGTTTTAATTTTTCCAATCTTGATAGCTTCATCCAAGGCTATGGGTATCGATGCTGCCGATGTATTGGCCCTGCGATTGAGATTACAAAATAACTTATCGCGACCAATATTAGCCCTTTCGGCCACCATATTTATTATCCTCATATTGGCCTGATGAGGAATTACGCAATCCATATCATTGGCCGTCAAGTTATTGCGTTTCAATATAATATCCATGGATTCTCCCATGTATTTTATGGCATTGCGAAATACTTCTCGGCCATCCATTTTTATGCAATGGTCCTTACCCATGACCGTTGTTCCGGAAGCTGGTTTGGCTGAACCACCGGCTGGTATGGTCAATAAATGTGATCCAGATCCATCGGCTCCGATGAATACATCTATGATACCCTCGTAGTCTCCTTTGCTCACCACAGCTGCTCCGGCTCCATCGCCAAATAAGACACAGGTGGACCGATCTTCCCAATTAACCATCGCAGATAATTTTTCGCTACCAATGATCAAAATATTTTTATAATTCTTATTGCTAAGCAGGCAGCTACGTGCCAGTTCCAGAATATACATAAAACCAGAACAGGCCGCTCCCACATCCAGGGCCGGAATCGATCTACAACCCAAAAGTTTTTGCACGACACAGGCCGTAGATGGACAGATCATATCCGGGGCCATGGTTGCTAGTATTATCATATCCACATCTGCTGGAGTTAGATTGGCATCGGCCAATGCGGCCTTAGCTGCCATGAATCCCATGTAAGATGTGGTTTCCATCTCCGAAGCAATATGTCTAAATTCTATGCCAGTACGTTCAATGATCCATTCATTCGAAGTATCGACGGTTTCGGCAATGTCGTGATTTGTCAAGACTTTTCCTGGCAGATGGGATCCAACCCCACTTATATAGATAGCTTTAGGCATGACCTAATTGCATGATTCACGACAATTTTTTTTTTACAAGCAATAAAACCTAATGACCGATAATCTCATTGGTTTTTATAATTAGATCGGCCTCCATTTCATTCACATCACCAGCCGAAAGATCCGAAGCTATTTTTACCGCATTTTTAACAGAATTTCTATTGCTTGCTCCATGGGCTTTCAACACAATTCCCTTCAATCCAAGCAATGGCGCTGCACCATATCTTTCCGGATTTAACCTAGATTTCAAATCCAAGAAAGCCCCTTTGGCCAACAATGCACCAAGCATCCGAAGTGGATTTTTTTTGAGTTCTTTTTTAAGGCCATTGGCCAGCGTAAAGGCAACACCTTCCAAAGCTTTTAGCAATACATTCCCCACAAAACCATCACAAACAACAACATCGGCATAATTTTCAAAAAGCTGAAACCCTTCGATCAATCCAATATAGGAAATAATTCCATTCATTTTTTTTAAGATTTCATGGGCTAGCTGGCTTAGATCATTGCCTTTGCCCTCTTCGGTTCCAATGGTCATCAGCGCAATCCTTGGCTTTTCAATGCCCAGCACAGATTTACAATACATCGACGCGAGCACCGCATTATGCGCCATATTAATCACTGTGGAGTTTGGATTCGCACCCACATCTACCAATACAAAATGCCTATCCATGGACGGAATAACCGAAGCCAATGCCGGACGATCTATGCCATCCTTTAGCCTTATTTTCAACGTGCTGCCAGCCATTAAACTGCCAGTATTCCCACAACTCAACATGGCCGACGCAGAACCGTTTTTCACAAGTTCTATGGCTCGAAGCATTGATGAATCTTTCTTGGTCTTCAGTGCAACCAAAGGTTTTTCTGCCATACCAATGACTTCGGAAGCATGAACAACCGAAATCTGATCATTCTGACTAGCTCCATGCTTAGCAAGACATCTGGAGATGATTCCGTTGTCACCCACCAATACTATATCGGCCAAGTTGCCATACTCCTCCATTGCTTCAAGGACTCCCAGGATCAATTCCTCCGGGCCTGCATCTGAGCCCATCACATCAACGGCAACAGACCTACCTTGGTTATGCATCAGCAATTAGTCAGCATCATCGTTGAGATCAATGACCTGTCTTCCTCTATAAATACCAGTTTCTGGATTCACATGGTGAAGTCTAAACAGTGAACCATCAGACTTATCTGTCGAAAACTGCGGTGCAATAAACCTATTGGCTCCACGTCTTTTACGACTTCTTTGTTTGGATTGTTTTCTTTTGGGCTGTGCCATCTAATACCTCCTTGATAATTTTTATTGATTTAAGTAGTCACTCCATGGTTCGTCAAGGTCTTTTTAGCAAAGAATACAAATTTCATTCATTTGACATTGTCACCACAATCTCTAAACTATATTAAACTCATGCGAAAATTATATGGATTTACACTAATGGAAATGCTTCTCGCCATAAGCATAGGAGCAATAGTTCTGACTGGCTGTGCGTCCACTGCCATAACCTTTATGAGCCTATGGAGCAAAGAAGGCAAACATGATTTATCCAGAGAAAAGGAATATAGTGTTAATAAAACTCTTGCTGGAGAAATATTTAAAGCTTCATTTGGCTCTGCAGATAACATAGATTTCAGCTCTCTACCAGGAAGCAATAACCTTGGCGACACATACCTTCATTGGCGTTCCTATGACAAAGCATTGCCATTTATTTCCAATGCAGCCAAGGCGATATTCATAGATTATTGGCTTGTTTTTGATAAAGAACACAAAGAATTAAGCATACATTATGACCCCAAGCTGAAACCCACAACCTCGTCTTCAGCAGCATCTTCAGGAATTCCGAAGGTCAACAAAATCACCCTATTGGCTAATTGCAATGGCCTTAAATATCTATATTTCACTCCAGGCTCAAACAATCAGATGGGTAAATGGGAAAGCAAAGAAAAGCCCGAAGAGATAAATGAAAATGGCACCCATAAATGGCTTATTCCGGATTCTTTGGTAATTTCCGTTGACAAAGCTCATGGCAGAAGCTGAACGGTATTTTAACAAAGTAATTTGATCTTTTATTTTTTTAACATATATCCTTGAGCACCGCCGGGTCAGCACCTATGGTACCAAATGCCAAGGTATCCTTTGTATCCTTGGATAGCCTATGGATGGTTGAAGTTGTTTCTTCTATCAATTTGGCCAAGCCCATTGAGTCCAGAATCGGGCTATGCTGATGAGAGGCACAGAATGATAGCATGTAATTGAGGCACTTTTTATAGCGATTTAAAGTCACTTCTCTGTAAGCCCGAAGCCGATCAATATACCAATCACTATCCAAAATATTTTCATTGGAAAACATGTCCCTGAATTCCGGAGAAGCCATGGTCATTCCCTCATAATCTCCTTTGGCCATTATATATAACAGAGCTTTTATCGGTGGACAGGCCTTTGCTATGGAACCATCTTCGAAGAATATATTTGCGGCTCGCTGATGGGCATTGACTATATTTTCCATGCTGTCGGCAAAAATATCCATATCCTGGAGCTCTGGTTTTAATATTTCTTCGGAAAACACCGTATCAGGACTCGAAAGTATTCGACCGAAAAATGTCGATACGAATTTCTTTGTTATGCGATAGCCCAATCTGCTGCAGGCAATGGTCTTTCCGTTATATACTATATCGTTACATTTTTCAAAAAATCCATTCTCGATGAGGTATTTAGGATTCCTTTCTGCCGAAGTCATCCGACATACTATTTCCGGGATCAAATAGGATATGTCATGGCCAATTTTCACGTTGGGACCGACACAGCCTGCCGATGATATGAACCCACCATAGCCGGTGACGAGAAAACTGACCAAAGTATTATTGAGATCTATGATTGTGCTTAGACAGTTGAAAGGACCTTTGGTCATAACTCCTTCCAGTCCGGCACCGGTGGTTGACGGTGATTTGCCAGTCATATTCGAAGCAAATTCCATAAAAAGTTCTGGTAGCTCAAGATAGTGAAGTGGATTATGAACGCATAGAGGTTTTATTCCATTCTCCGGAGGGTTATTTCGGCGTCCAGCTACCACCACATCCACAGAATGATAGATATGCTGGTTGGCAGTAAGTTTATTGGCCAAACGCAACCCCATGGCCATCATATGCATGGTTCTTGGATTTAGAAGATCTTCCCTATTTTGGAGATACCTTGGATTTGTACTGAATTTACCATCTGGCATCTTTCTCAATTTCGATGGACATACCACATACTTTGGCGATTTTTCGTCATTCAAAAATTTCTGCAAAAATTTCTGCATAGGCTCGGTATATTTGGAAAATCCGATGTTATCCTTTATCATATCAGCTACCTCGGATTTAGTAAGTGGATGATAGTTACACAAAAAAGTATCTGGCATCGTCATATCCAATTCGGCACCATGGTCATAGCCAGGAATGATTGCATCATCGGGCCTTTGATATAGCCTAAATTCGCAATTTTCGACAAATTTTACAGATTCAAATGGCTTACTTAATCCATTAAGCCTGCGAGTGGGTACCACGGCCGTAGCCGTTATGTCGTCTTCCATTTGGATCTTTTTAGCTGGGTAGAAATCGTGGCGCAGTGTAAATGTTCTCCAGTGTTTATCGTTCACCAATCCAATCCTAAGATAATGTGAAACCAATTTATTATTAAGGTACTTTAGTTCGTTGCCATTGGCACCATTTATCAAATCCACAGAAAAATATTTTCTCCAATCACTTCCCCAGGCATCGCGATAATGGACCTTTAGAACATACAGCAAATCCTTTAAATGAGGAGAAATCGTTCTTAGCCATGCATTATGCTCATCGGAATGCTCTTTATTTTGGGTAAACATTTTGATGACAGACCCCAGGGATCTCTTCCTATCTAAAATGTGCAAATCCATCTTTCCATTGATTTTATATCTATTGCTATAGTCATGGTTAATGATATCATCCACTACATCGCAATCCTTATCAAAGTCCACGCTGACAACGCTTCCGAGCAATATATTATCGGAGATAGATTTAGAAATCTCTGACTTGCCTCCGCCGGACACCGTCGATGGTTTATGGCAAAATACACCATCGCCACGGATACCAATCATCCGCCAGCCGTCGCCATCTTTTGGCTTTAGTAACTTAATTCTATAGCCACAGGGCAACATATAGCTATGACCGGGCACCAAATCTATTACTTTTTCATGGCCATTGATCGACCAAGAAATCTTCTGATCCATCATCAAAAAATGGGCATCTTCGGGCACATATATTATATCGCTGAACATTTTGTCGATGGCATAACCTTCGTCTTTTACTATAACTGCATTGCCATATTCTTTCAAAAAATATTGCATGGTTTGGTCACAATGTTCTATGTAATTCATAGAAAAATCATCACTGAGATCGTAGCTTGCAAAGGCAACGGCACCACCTGAATGCTCTTCTTCGCAGATGCCCATTAAATTTGCCGAATAGCTTATATGGGTTTTTATCTCTTTCTTCCCATAGCCATTGTAGCTGTCGGCAATGATCGAAACCACCACACCGGCATTGGTCCGAGCCATTATTTTAAATGGTTGTCCGTCATGATACAACTCGTCATCTTTTTCCCAGCACATGCCATCACGTATCTGCCTATCAGTGGCTTCTGAAATCCTTGGTAATCCAAGTTCTTTTTTGGTTAATTTGGTGAGGTGCGGAGCAATGATTATACAACCACTGTGCCCTGTCCAGGTATCGGGGCTAAAAGCCACATCATTTTCGGCAAGAAACGGACACCCTGCACTACCAAAAATGCTTTCCACCATATCTAAAAAATTCACCAATGAGCCCGGAGTAAAAAATCTTATTTCCATCCGCATTTCATTGCAATAACTTGGAATCTTTGGACATACTATGGGCTTTAGATAACCTGATACAAAGGAGTAAGCTTTTGTCTTTTTAGTGGAAGTGAATGGCACTTCCAGCAGCGGCTCTGGCGGATTGCATGCATGTTTAAGCATCCGACAAAAGGCCAATTTTGGAACAGCTAATTTATCAGCAGGAACTTCTGGACCACCTTCCACCACATGAAACACACCCTTTGTGGTCCGTCGATCTATTTTTGGATTATGCAATATGCCCTGGCAGACTCGATAGGAAGATATGTATTCCGAGTGAAATTCATCAGCATCCGGCGGCAATGAAAGTACCCGAGAAACACCATGGCGATCGGTGGTAATGGTGGAATATGGAAGCCAAGTATGCTTTTCTTCCGGCGGAAGTTCTTTTAAAAATTCATCTAAAAATGCTATAATTCGCCTATCAGCAGGACAATAGGCACCATCCTGTCGCAGTCGCAATTCATTGACCATTGACAATAGAGGCACAGCCATTTTTGTAATTGAATGGCTTTCATCATTGTCAAAATATGGCTGCCCCATTGACATAAGCATAAGATTTACATATTCTAAAAGAGTTTTATCTTCAAGGATTTGTATTTTTTTATTTTGATTTATACCCAAAGAGTTAACTAGATTCATAGACAAAAAATTCCATAACTAAAATATTAAATTTAATGAAACTATCAATTAGAAACACACGGCTCGGTGTAATTTTATGAAAACGAACAGCTCATTAATCACCTTTGACCTGGAGATTCTACAAAATAACGGAGCCATTATAGGGATGGATGAAGCCGGTCGTGGCCCCTTGGCTGGACCTGTCTTCGCCGCTGCAGTGCGACTTGATGCAGACTTTTATAGA from Puniceicoccales bacterium includes:
- a CDS encoding prepilin-type N-terminal cleavage/methylation domain-containing protein, yielding MRKLYGFTLMEMLLAISIGAIVLTGCASTAITFMSLWSKEGKHDLSREKEYSVNKTLAGEIFKASFGSADNIDFSSLPGSNNLGDTYLHWRSYDKALPFISNAAKAIFIDYWLVFDKEHKELSIHYDPKLKPTTSSSAASSGIPKVNKITLLANCNGLKYLYFTPGSNNQMGKWESKEKPEEINENGTHKWLIPDSLVISVDKAHGRS
- the rpmF gene encoding 50S ribosomal protein L32, yielding MAQPKRKQSKQRSRKRRGANRFIAPQFSTDKSDGSLFRLHHVNPETGIYRGRQVIDLNDDAD
- the plsX gene encoding phosphate acyltransferase PlsX — encoded protein: MHNQGRSVAVDVMGSDAGPEELILGVLEAMEEYGNLADIVLVGDNGIISRCLAKHGASQNDQISVVHASEVIGMAEKPLVALKTKKDSSMLRAIELVKNGSASAMLSCGNTGSLMAGSTLKIRLKDGIDRPALASVIPSMDRHFVLVDVGANPNSTVINMAHNAVLASMYCKSVLGIEKPRIALMTIGTEEGKGNDLSQLAHEILKKMNGIISYIGLIEGFQLFENYADVVVCDGFVGNVLLKALEGVAFTLANGLKKELKKNPLRMLGALLAKGAFLDLKSRLNPERYGAAPLLGLKGIVLKAHGASNRNSVKNAVKIASDLSAGDVNEMEADLIIKTNEIIGH
- a CDS encoding ketoacyl-ACP synthase III gives rise to the protein MPKAIYISGVGSHLPGKVLTNHDIAETVDTSNEWIIERTGIEFRHIASEMETTSYMGFMAAKAALADANLTPADVDMIILATMAPDMICPSTACVVQKLLGCRSIPALDVGAACSGFMYILELARSCLLSNKNYKNILIIGSEKLSAMVNWEDRSTCVLFGDGAGAAVVSKGDYEGIIDVFIGADGSGSHLLTIPAGGSAKPASGTTVMGKDHCIKMDGREVFRNAIKYMGESMDIILKRNNLTANDMDCVIPHQANMRIINMVAERANIGRDKLFCNLNRRANTSAASIPIALDEAIKIGKIKTGDMVLLVAFGAGMTWGASIIKWK